In uncultured Cohaesibacter sp., a genomic segment contains:
- a CDS encoding iron ABC transporter permease: MAKATATGAEGSALLRWIATFGLLLVVAIPCLFIVIQAIFPEIGRGSLAAPFSLFLKTLSDAALFGLAGNTLILGIGTVVCAALLAVPLAALRALFRVPGALLWDALLLIPFMIPPYIAALGWIMTLQPHGYMEQLTGFNLTGLIFSIPGIMIIMGLNTFSVVYFVLSRTFETIGARYSDVGRVFGAGQWRSFWRITFPLAMPGLAASLLLVFAMAIEEYGTPAALGRRIGFEVLVTGIENRISEWPIDLPGSATLSLLLVAMALLAFMLQRWLLMRRDYRIVGGKPQTSDKRSLGLWAVPVSLYFGFISFLATGLPILAILATALSRTISGGLAADNLGLDNFTELLGKGSDGLVALGNSLALGTSTALLAGLLGAITAYSVVKGRGRFRHFLDALSITPNSLPGVVVAVGIILAWNQPWLPVTPYNTPFILLLAYICILLPQPVRYATASLHQLGDNLESAARVCGSRPLKAFTRIILPLILPSMVTSMILVFAVASRELVASLLVAPIGFQTIAVYIWTQFDQGSAGLGMAMAFCAIMITTLIPLGLIALLRWISRGRVAGLN, translated from the coding sequence ATGGCAAAGGCAACGGCGACTGGCGCTGAGGGCAGCGCCCTATTGAGATGGATTGCCACCTTCGGCTTGCTGCTCGTCGTTGCAATTCCCTGCCTGTTCATCGTCATTCAGGCGATTTTCCCCGAGATCGGGCGCGGCTCGCTGGCTGCCCCCTTCTCACTTTTTCTCAAGACGCTTTCTGATGCAGCGCTGTTCGGCCTTGCTGGCAACACGCTGATCCTCGGAATAGGCACGGTTGTCTGCGCAGCACTGCTTGCGGTTCCCCTCGCGGCCCTGCGTGCGCTCTTCCGTGTGCCCGGCGCGCTGCTCTGGGACGCGCTGCTGCTGATCCCCTTCATGATCCCCCCCTATATTGCCGCCCTTGGCTGGATCATGACCTTGCAGCCCCATGGCTATATGGAACAATTGACCGGCTTCAATCTGACTGGCCTGATCTTCTCGATCCCCGGCATCATGATCATCATGGGGCTGAATACCTTTTCGGTGGTCTATTTTGTCCTTTCGCGCACCTTCGAGACCATCGGCGCGCGCTATAGCGATGTCGGTCGGGTGTTCGGCGCGGGGCAATGGCGCTCTTTCTGGCGCATTACCTTTCCGTTGGCGATGCCCGGACTGGCCGCCAGCCTGCTGCTGGTCTTTGCCATGGCGATCGAGGAATATGGCACCCCGGCGGCGCTGGGGCGACGGATCGGCTTCGAGGTGCTGGTGACCGGCATCGAGAACCGGATTTCGGAATGGCCAATTGATCTGCCCGGTTCGGCAACCCTGTCGCTGCTGCTGGTGGCGATGGCTCTTCTCGCCTTCATGCTGCAGCGCTGGCTGCTGATGCGCCGCGACTATCGCATCGTTGGCGGCAAACCGCAGACCTCGGACAAGCGCTCGCTAGGTCTCTGGGCCGTGCCGGTCTCGCTCTATTTCGGCTTCATCAGCTTTCTGGCGACGGGCCTGCCCATTCTGGCCATTCTGGCAACCGCCCTCTCGCGCACCATTTCCGGAGGCCTGGCAGCGGACAATCTCGGGCTGGACAATTTCACCGAATTGCTCGGAAAGGGCAGCGACGGGCTGGTCGCGCTTGGCAATTCGCTGGCGCTTGGAACCTCCACCGCGCTTCTGGCCGGGTTGCTCGGCGCAATCACCGCCTATTCGGTGGTCAAGGGACGGGGGCGCTTCCGTCATTTTCTCGATGCCCTGTCGATCACGCCCAATTCCCTGCCCGGTGTGGTGGTCGCGGTGGGCATCATTCTGGCTTGGAACCAGCCATGGCTTCCCGTTACACCCTATAACACGCCCTTCATTCTGCTGCTGGCCTATATCTGTATCCTGCTGCCGCAACCTGTGCGCTATGCCACCGCATCGCTGCATCAACTGGGGGACAATCTGGAATCGGCGGCCCGTGTTTGCGGCTCCCGACCGCTCAAGGCCTTTACGCGCATCATCCTGCCACTGATCCTGCCCAGCATGGTGACCTCGATGATCCTCGTCTTTGCCGTCGCCTCGCGCGAGCTGGTTGCCTCACTGCTGGTTGCCCCCATCGGTTTCCAGACCATCGCGGTCTATATCTGGACCCAGTTTGATCAAGGCTCGGCCGGTCTTGGCATGGCAATGGCCTTTTGCGCGATCATGATCACGACGCTCATTCCGCTCGGGTTGATTGCACTCTTGCGCTGGATCTCAAGGGGACGGGTGGCGGGCCTCAACTAG
- a CDS encoding ABC transporter substrate-binding protein: MRSITFALALGLMASTAAHADVTVYSAGPGSLINNLAKGFTAKTGIKANVFQATTGKVMARLEAESANPVADVVISASWGTATDFAEKGLLLPYTSANAETVPGFLKTDTAVAQGVAGLVIGWNTKSGTPKPGDWADLTKPEYKDLVTLPDPAASGGTYTLVEAFTANDMTDILQGLKDNGAIVAGANKAALNPVLQGAKAAVFAGVDYITMGAAAKGESIEAIFPKSGTVVAPRPMMILKSSKNQDDAKKFIDYVLSPEGQNEVAKVYLMPSRTDIKVDRPLIGDLKLLSTDGAPSREEVLAGFKTIFN, translated from the coding sequence ATGCGTTCAATCACATTTGCCCTCGCCCTCGGCCTGATGGCCTCAACAGCCGCTCATGCAGACGTGACCGTCTATTCGGCCGGTCCGGGATCTCTCATCAACAATCTGGCCAAGGGCTTCACCGCCAAAACCGGCATCAAGGCCAATGTCTTTCAGGCCACGACCGGCAAGGTCATGGCCCGGCTTGAAGCCGAAAGCGCCAATCCTGTCGCCGACGTGGTGATCTCTGCCAGCTGGGGCACGGCAACCGACTTTGCCGAAAAGGGCCTGCTGCTGCCTTACACCAGCGCCAATGCCGAGACCGTACCGGGCTTTCTGAAAACCGATACCGCCGTTGCTCAGGGCGTTGCCGGTCTGGTCATCGGCTGGAACACCAAATCCGGTACGCCGAAACCGGGTGATTGGGCAGATCTGACCAAGCCGGAATACAAGGATCTGGTCACCCTGCCTGATCCGGCAGCCTCCGGCGGCACCTATACGCTGGTGGAAGCCTTCACCGCCAATGACATGACCGACATTTTGCAGGGTCTCAAGGATAATGGCGCGATTGTTGCCGGAGCCAACAAGGCGGCTCTCAATCCGGTGCTTCAGGGCGCCAAGGCTGCCGTATTTGCCGGTGTTGACTATATCACCATGGGGGCTGCCGCCAAGGGCGAGAGCATTGAGGCCATCTTCCCCAAGAGCGGCACGGTGGTTGCTCCGCGTCCGATGATGATCCTCAAATCCTCCAAGAATCAGGATGATGCCAAGAAATTCATCGATTATGTGCTGTCACCGGAAGGGCAGAATGAAGTGGCCAAAGTCTATCTGATGCCATCGCGCACGGATATCAAGGTTGACCGTCCGCTGATCGGTGATCTCAAATTGCTGTCCACCGATGGAGCCCCTTCGCGCGAAGAGGTTCTGGCTGGCTTCAAGACGATCTTCAACTGA
- a CDS encoding TRAP transporter large permease, with the protein MLLLIGSLVLFMLIGVPIAYSMGLSGLLYFLTYQPDLIAVLPARVYAGMNSSVMLSLPLFIVMGHLMNHGGLTGRLIDFCMLFVGRLRGGLGLVSVMTAMVFGGISGSSVSDAASIGQVMIPAMRNKGYPVRTATGLIAASSTMGMIIPPSIPMVIYAFAASESVGRLFLGSLIAGVMVGVFMLGIVLIIAHRNKFPCEEVDLAPAKVLRGTLEGLPALLMPLIVVGSVVTGIATATESAAVGALYALLVGLFVYRGLTLKDLPKLFGEAILSSANVMIIIAFSGVFTWILALEHVTQMIGMLFVQLQLGPTTAMLAVAVVILLIGFFVDVSPAILLLTPVFLPALKMLGVSPIQFGAVLISGLAVGLVTPPVGMCLNVCASVSGESILSVFRGALPFLLANFLVVLLLCLFPILSTWLPELLMG; encoded by the coding sequence ATGCTCTTGCTTATTGGCAGTCTTGTCCTGTTCATGCTCATCGGTGTTCCCATCGCCTATTCGATGGGGCTCTCGGGCCTCCTCTATTTTCTGACCTATCAGCCCGACCTGATCGCCGTTCTGCCCGCCCGCGTCTATGCCGGCATGAACAGTTCGGTGATGCTGTCGCTGCCGCTTTTCATCGTCATGGGGCATCTGATGAATCATGGTGGCCTCACGGGGCGCCTGATCGACTTCTGCATGCTGTTTGTCGGCCGCCTCAGAGGCGGGCTCGGGCTCGTGTCTGTGATGACGGCGATGGTCTTTGGCGGCATTTCCGGCTCGTCGGTTTCCGATGCCGCCTCCATTGGTCAGGTGATGATCCCGGCGATGCGCAACAAGGGCTATCCTGTGCGCACGGCGACCGGTCTCATTGCCGCTTCTTCCACCATGGGCATGATCATTCCGCCATCCATTCCGATGGTCATCTATGCCTTTGCGGCCTCGGAATCCGTCGGGCGGCTGTTTCTGGGCAGTCTGATCGCCGGTGTCATGGTTGGCGTCTTCATGCTCGGCATCGTGCTGATCATCGCCCACAGGAACAAGTTTCCATGCGAGGAGGTGGATCTGGCACCCGCCAAGGTGCTGCGCGGTACATTGGAAGGCCTGCCTGCATTGCTGATGCCGCTGATCGTGGTCGGCTCCGTCGTCACCGGCATCGCCACGGCAACCGAATCCGCTGCCGTCGGTGCGCTCTATGCCCTGCTCGTTGGCCTGTTTGTCTATCGCGGACTGACCCTCAAGGATCTGCCCAAACTGTTTGGCGAGGCGATCCTCAGCTCGGCCAATGTGATGATCATCATCGCCTTTTCCGGTGTCTTTACGTGGATTCTGGCGCTTGAGCATGTCACGCAGATGATCGGTATGCTGTTTGTCCAGCTCCAGCTCGGGCCAACAACCGCGATGCTGGCGGTGGCCGTGGTCATTCTTCTGATCGGCTTCTTTGTCGATGTCAGCCCGGCCATCCTGCTCTTGACGCCGGTCTTCCTGCCAGCGCTCAAGATGCTGGGAGTGTCGCCAATCCAGTTCGGCGCGGTGCTGATTTCCGGACTTGCCGTTGGTCTGGTAACGCCGCCGGTTGGCATGTGCCTCAATGTTTGCGCCAGTGTTTCGGGCGAGAGCATCCTGTCGGTTTTCCGCGGCGCGTTGCCCTTCCTGCTGGCAAATTTCCTTGTGGTGCTGCTGCTCTGCCTCTTCCCCATCTTGAGCACATGGCTGCCCGAGCTTCTGATGGGCTAG
- a CDS encoding ABC transporter ATP-binding protein produces the protein MSYGAEKTLDKIDISLEAGKVLGLLGPSGCGKTTLLRLISGLLLPDSGEIGIAGRIVAAPARKIALPPEARGLGMVFQDYALWPHLSVARNVAFPLEMQRCSGAECRERVQKALDRVGLGAMAERRPSDLSGGQQQRVAIARAIVAEPPLVLFDEPLSNLDRELRESMVEELSDLVAELHLSAVYVTHDHAEALTLADHVAVMRKGRIEQLAAPDDLIREPATLAVADFLRLGCLLPVSRNGTGWQIEHSSVALPDGPIQLDRAQLLLPERALQLGDHGPAKLKARVLRVQTRSIGHALTLGIEGTDHLIRLVSNMRAKVGESLDISYSPDELRWFPA, from the coding sequence ATGAGTTATGGAGCGGAGAAAACTCTCGATAAGATCGATATCTCACTGGAGGCGGGCAAGGTGCTGGGGCTTCTGGGTCCGTCCGGTTGCGGCAAGACCACGCTTCTGCGCCTCATTTCCGGATTGCTGCTGCCCGATTCAGGCGAAATAGGCATTGCCGGGCGCATTGTTGCAGCTCCGGCTCGCAAGATCGCCCTGCCCCCTGAAGCGCGGGGCCTTGGCATGGTGTTTCAGGATTATGCCCTCTGGCCGCATCTGTCGGTTGCCCGCAATGTCGCCTTTCCGCTCGAAATGCAGCGATGCTCCGGCGCGGAATGCCGGGAACGGGTGCAGAAGGCGCTCGACCGGGTCGGGCTTGGCGCCATGGCAGAGCGTCGGCCTTCCGACCTCTCTGGTGGGCAACAGCAGCGCGTGGCCATTGCCCGCGCCATTGTCGCCGAACCGCCGCTTGTGCTGTTTGACGAGCCGCTTTCCAATCTGGACCGCGAATTGCGCGAAAGCATGGTGGAAGAACTGAGCGACCTTGTGGCCGAGCTTCATCTCAGCGCGGTCTATGTCACCCACGACCATGCCGAAGCGCTGACGCTGGCCGATCATGTCGCCGTCATGCGCAAGGGAAGAATCGAACAACTGGCTGCCCCTGATGATTTGATCCGGGAGCCTGCCACGCTGGCGGTCGCCGACTTTCTGCGGCTCGGTTGTCTGCTGCCTGTCAGCCGCAATGGCACCGGCTGGCAGATCGAGCATTCCTCCGTTGCCCTGCCCGATGGCCCCATTCAGCTTGACAGGGCGCAGCTTCTTTTGCCCGAACGGGCATTACAGCTTGGTGATCACGGGCCAGCAAAGCTCAAGGCGCGTGTTCTGCGCGTGCAAACCAGAAGCATCGGACATGCCCTTACGCTGGGTATTGAAGGAACCGATCACCTCATCCGCCTGGTCAGCAACATGCGCGCCAAGGTGGGAGAAAGCCTCGACATTTCCTATTCACCAGACGAGCTGCGCTGGTTTCCGGCGTAG
- a CDS encoding metallophosphoesterase family protein → MVASILSKAQNIMADPLARPRLVLAEQPADVYAIGDIHGCIDLLLSLEAMILKDAATRSTATLIVYVGDLVDRGPDSCAVIEHCLSSSLPANVERLVLCGNHDLTFCEFLLQPSLSSPWIGWGGVATLASYGINLADFEKTGLPEAALSGWLAERMPRSHRKFLRELPAALSMPSAHIVHAGMRHHVPMQEQTVRDLMWSREAFLVEEPASDRRIIHGHTPFRKPEIGLGRIGIDTGAVYGNALTAIHLQGEDYRFLSVAAQ, encoded by the coding sequence ATGGTCGCTTCAATTCTTTCCAAGGCCCAGAATATCATGGCCGATCCGCTCGCCCGGCCAAGGCTGGTGCTCGCGGAGCAGCCCGCTGATGTCTATGCGATCGGGGACATTCACGGCTGTATCGATCTTCTGTTGTCGCTTGAAGCCATGATCCTCAAGGACGCGGCCACCCGTTCCACTGCCACGCTGATTGTCTATGTCGGCGATCTGGTCGACAGAGGACCGGACTCCTGTGCGGTCATCGAGCATTGCCTCTCTTCATCGCTGCCCGCCAATGTGGAGCGCCTTGTGCTGTGCGGCAATCATGATTTGACATTCTGCGAGTTTCTTCTCCAGCCCAGCCTGTCCAGTCCATGGATCGGATGGGGTGGCGTCGCGACACTGGCGTCCTACGGCATCAATCTGGCAGATTTTGAAAAGACGGGCCTGCCCGAGGCTGCTCTTTCGGGCTGGCTGGCGGAAAGAATGCCGCGCAGCCACAGGAAATTCCTGAGGGAATTGCCCGCCGCCCTTTCCATGCCGTCAGCCCATATCGTGCATGCTGGCATGCGCCATCATGTGCCCATGCAGGAGCAGACGGTTAGGGATTTGATGTGGAGCCGTGAGGCGTTTCTCGTCGAGGAACCCGCCTCGGACCGCCGGATCATTCACGGTCACACGCCTTTCCGCAAACCGGAAATAGGCCTTGGTCGGATCGGCATCGACACGGGCGCCGTTTATGGCAATGCCCTGACTGCAATTCATCTTCAGGGTGAAGACTATCGCTTCCTCAGCGTCGCTGCGCAATGA
- a CDS encoding MFS transporter — MSRSLFSIASLLLGSAFLFFAGGLTGMLLPVRGGMEGFSSFNLGLLGTGWAVGYVSGCLMVPQMVTRVGHIRAFSVMAAMACISVLMSSLLVMPYAWIILRALAGFAFAGAAMIVEGWLVERSEAENRGMIFGTYTMVNLFASTAGQMMIAIGTPETFQLFTVASIFYVIALLPTALTKSQAPAPLARAQLNISRLWKNSPVAVVAVLLTGISNGSFGTLSAVYGHDIGLSVTAVAFFVSASILAGAAAQIPIGFLSDLIDRRMVVILLALVAIGSDSMFVTHAPTNTNLAVIYSAVFGAAIYSFYPVLVAHANDHADPSEGLQTSSGLLLLMGCGTMIGPLLGGVLMSLQGPRGLFVSTTIAHIGILFFTIWRMTQRNAVTTDDKRQFVPIAPMRTRTPQTIILADGDITDDE; from the coding sequence GTGTCTCGCAGCCTTTTTTCCATTGCTTCGCTCCTGCTCGGCTCTGCCTTCCTGTTCTTTGCCGGAGGGCTTACCGGCATGTTGTTGCCCGTGCGCGGGGGCATGGAAGGTTTTTCGAGCTTCAATCTGGGCCTGCTGGGTACAGGATGGGCGGTCGGTTATGTGTCCGGTTGTCTGATGGTGCCGCAGATGGTCACCCGGGTGGGGCATATTCGCGCCTTCAGCGTGATGGCGGCCATGGCCTGCATTTCGGTGCTGATGTCCTCGCTGCTGGTGATGCCATATGCATGGATCATCCTGCGGGCGCTGGCAGGCTTTGCCTTTGCCGGTGCGGCGATGATCGTTGAGGGCTGGCTGGTCGAGCGCTCAGAAGCGGAAAATCGCGGCATGATTTTCGGCACCTATACCATGGTCAACCTGTTTGCCAGCACGGCAGGACAGATGATGATTGCCATCGGAACGCCGGAGACCTTCCAGCTCTTCACGGTGGCTTCCATTTTCTATGTCATCGCCCTGCTGCCAACTGCCCTGACCAAATCCCAGGCCCCCGCACCGCTGGCCCGTGCGCAGCTTAACATCTCCCGGCTCTGGAAGAATTCACCTGTTGCCGTGGTGGCCGTTCTGCTGACAGGCATTTCAAATGGCAGCTTCGGGACGCTTTCGGCCGTTTATGGCCATGATATCGGCCTGTCGGTGACGGCCGTTGCCTTCTTTGTCAGCGCCTCGATTCTGGCCGGCGCGGCGGCCCAGATTCCCATCGGTTTTCTCTCCGATCTGATCGACAGGCGCATGGTCGTCATTCTGCTGGCGCTGGTCGCCATCGGCTCTGACAGCATGTTCGTCACTCACGCCCCCACCAACACCAACCTTGCCGTGATCTATTCGGCGGTTTTCGGTGCGGCCATCTATTCCTTCTATCCGGTGCTCGTGGCCCATGCCAATGACCATGCCGACCCATCCGAAGGCTTGCAGACGAGCAGTGGCCTTTTGTTGCTGATGGGCTGCGGGACGATGATCGGCCCGCTGCTTGGCGGCGTGCTGATGTCGCTACAGGGGCCGCGCGGGCTGTTTGTTTCCACGACCATCGCCCATATCGGCATTCTCTTCTTCACCATCTGGCGCATGACCCAGCGCAATGCGGTGACGACAGATGACAAGCGGCAGTTTGTGCCAATCGCTCCCATGCGCACGCGCACACCGCAGACCATCATTCTGGCCGATGGCGATATTACCGATGATGAGTGA